In one window of Maribacter dokdonensis DSW-8 DNA:
- the porM gene encoding type IX secretion system motor protein PorM/GldM: protein MAGGKQSPRQKMVNLMYLIFIAMLALNMSKEVLAAFGIMNEKLETSNEKTTASNNAFLESLGTKASEDAAKYDKLYQNAQQIKAMSQEYYDYLEGLKKGMMEGIEDPKDYARMDMSDYLDQKLFQGENLSEDGKKFMSNLTGYRDQVAAIVPAALKQSVIDRFQTGDENGKVEKRDGTKQDWINYHYEGYPLVASLAKLTQLQADVKITEEAALKSMLAGELTEQVSLKNFATSLSATKSAYYAGEKYDGKIIISKTDNSSTPVRAELTLDGRKLSEGSDYKLEAGGVKMLIGSGSAGDHEVKGTIYFKQDGEEIPVEVNNSFATISKPNAALIAADKMNVVYRGVANPMSISIPGIPNNKVRASAPGLKAVSGSKYVMTPGTGRNVTITASGTLPDGQSVSSKSEFRIKDIPRPEGSISKQTGSLKLPKRNVEIATIGAGLEDFDFDLNLAVSGFKFKVPGQPTVSVRGNKMNAKAKQALSRAKRGDVVQIFDIEAYITNNKSYKLKKVSPVVVEITN, encoded by the coding sequence ATGGCAGGAGGAAAACAATCACCACGTCAGAAGATGGTCAACTTAATGTATTTGATCTTCATCGCAATGTTGGCGTTAAACATGAGTAAAGAGGTGCTAGCGGCATTCGGTATAATGAATGAAAAGCTAGAGACTTCTAACGAAAAGACAACAGCAAGTAACAATGCGTTCTTGGAAAGTCTTGGAACTAAAGCATCTGAAGATGCTGCAAAGTATGACAAGTTATATCAAAATGCTCAGCAGATCAAAGCAATGTCTCAAGAGTATTATGATTATTTGGAAGGACTTAAAAAAGGTATGATGGAAGGGATCGAAGATCCTAAAGATTATGCTCGTATGGATATGTCCGATTACTTAGACCAGAAATTATTTCAAGGTGAAAATTTATCGGAAGACGGTAAGAAGTTCATGAGTAACCTAACAGGTTATAGAGATCAAGTTGCTGCAATAGTACCAGCTGCTTTAAAGCAATCTGTTATCGATCGTTTCCAAACAGGAGATGAGAACGGTAAAGTTGAAAAAAGAGACGGTACAAAGCAAGATTGGATCAACTACCACTACGAAGGGTATCCTTTAGTAGCATCTTTGGCTAAATTAACACAGTTACAAGCTGATGTTAAGATAACTGAAGAAGCAGCTTTGAAATCTATGTTGGCAGGTGAGTTGACCGAGCAAGTTTCTTTAAAGAACTTTGCAACATCTCTTTCGGCTACTAAATCTGCATACTATGCAGGTGAAAAGTACGATGGTAAGATCATTATCAGCAAAACTGATAATTCTTCTACTCCAGTAAGAGCTGAGTTGACTTTAGATGGAAGAAAATTATCTGAAGGTTCTGATTATAAATTAGAGGCAGGTGGTGTTAAAATGTTGATTGGTTCTGGTTCTGCCGGTGATCATGAAGTAAAAGGTACTATCTACTTTAAGCAAGACGGTGAAGAAATTCCTGTTGAGGTTAATAACTCTTTCGCAACGATTTCTAAGCCAAATGCTGCTTTGATCGCTGCAGATAAAATGAATGTTGTTTATAGAGGTGTTGCTAACCCAATGTCTATCTCTATACCAGGTATACCTAACAATAAGGTTAGAGCATCTGCTCCAGGTCTTAAAGCGGTAAGTGGTAGTAAGTATGTAATGACACCAGGTACTGGTAGAAATGTTACTATTACAGCTTCAGGTACATTGCCAGATGGTCAGTCTGTATCTTCTAAGTCTGAATTCAGAATTAAGGATATTCCAAGGCCAGAAGGTAGCATAAGCAAGCAAACAGGTAGTCTTAAACTTCCAAAGAGAAATGTTGAGATCGCTACTATAGGTGCTGGTTTAGAAGACTTCGATTTTGATTTGAACTTAGCGGTAAGCGGTTTCAAATTCAAAGTACCAGGTCAGCCAACCGTTTCTGTTAGAGGAAACAAAATGAATGCTAAGGCTAAACAAGCTTTATCACGTGCTAAAAGAGGAGATGTTGTACAAATATTCGATATCGAAGCTTATATCACAAACAATAAGAGTTACAAGTTAAAGAAAGTATCTCCAGTAGTAGTGGAGATTACAAACTAA
- the porK gene encoding T9SS ring complex lipoprotein PorK/GldK has product MKKLLLSSIAFVFLLTSCGSKQKGELTGVQGKKWYPEKPYGMELIPRGSFIMGKSEEDQGKLLNAPTKTVTVRSFYMDDTEITNSEYRQFVEWVKDSIVRTKLAILADELGIGPEEGGIGDYAFKDADTTRASVYDKYMLDNYSGMGETGYEGRALSKDEDLVWDTSDYPDEYYTEIMDSIYLSEEESYNGQRTIDVKQLKYKYSWMDIEAAARASVKGNTSRKDFIRTEEVEIYPDTTVWIRDFSYSYNEPMHNDYFWHDAYSEYPVVGISWQQAKAFCNWRTKFKNDDNKSRGKQFVNQFRLPTEAEWEYAARGGIEGGTYPWGGPYVISDTGCFMANFKPQRGDYAADAALYTVEAKSYEPNDYNMYNMAGNVSEWTNSSYDPSAYDYVSTMNPNGGDQSNTRKVIRGGSWKDVAYFLQVSTRDFEYADSARSYIGFRTVQDYMGEEDSTQ; this is encoded by the coding sequence ATGAAGAAGCTATTGTTATCCTCTATAGCGTTTGTTTTTTTACTCACAAGTTGTGGGTCTAAACAGAAAGGTGAGCTAACCGGAGTCCAGGGAAAAAAGTGGTATCCAGAAAAACCATATGGAATGGAACTTATCCCAAGGGGTTCTTTTATCATGGGTAAGAGTGAGGAAGACCAAGGAAAATTATTGAATGCACCAACTAAGACAGTTACGGTACGTTCTTTTTACATGGATGATACTGAAATTACCAATAGTGAGTATCGTCAGTTTGTAGAATGGGTAAAAGATTCTATTGTTAGAACCAAGTTGGCCATTTTAGCAGATGAATTAGGTATTGGTCCAGAAGAAGGTGGTATTGGTGATTATGCATTTAAAGATGCAGATACAACAAGAGCATCTGTATATGATAAATATATGTTGGATAATTACTCTGGTATGGGCGAAACAGGATACGAAGGTAGAGCGTTGAGCAAAGATGAAGACCTAGTGTGGGACACATCGGACTATCCAGATGAGTATTATACCGAAATTATGGATTCTATCTATTTGTCTGAAGAAGAATCTTATAATGGTCAACGTACTATTGACGTTAAGCAATTAAAATATAAGTACAGCTGGATGGATATTGAAGCTGCGGCAAGAGCATCTGTAAAAGGAAATACTAGCCGTAAAGACTTTATCAGAACAGAAGAGGTAGAAATTTATCCGGATACTACGGTATGGATCAGAGATTTCTCATACTCGTACAATGAGCCTATGCACAATGATTATTTCTGGCATGATGCGTATAGCGAATATCCTGTAGTAGGTATTAGCTGGCAACAGGCAAAAGCATTCTGTAATTGGAGAACCAAGTTCAAGAATGATGATAATAAGAGTCGTGGAAAGCAGTTCGTAAACCAATTTAGACTTCCAACAGAGGCAGAATGGGAATATGCGGCAAGAGGTGGTATCGAAGGTGGTACTTATCCTTGGGGTGGACCATACGTTATTAGTGATACAGGTTGTTTTATGGCAAACTTTAAACCACAACGTGGGGATTATGCAGCAGATGCCGCTTTATATACGGTAGAAGCTAAATCTTACGAGCCAAATGATTATAACATGTATAATATGGCCGGTAATGTATCTGAGTGGACAAACTCTAGTTACGATCCAAGTGCTTACGATTATGTTTCAACAATGAACCCTAACGGAGGTGATCAATCTAACACAAGAAAAGTTATTAGAGGAGGTTCTTGGAAAGATGTAGCATACTTTTTACAAGTAAGTACAAGAGACTTTGAGTATGCAGATTCAGCTCGTAGTTACATAGGTTTCAGAACAGTACAAGATTATATGGGTGAGGAAGACTCAACACAATAA
- a CDS encoding DUF983 domain-containing protein, with the protein MLKKGNKLYSILTGSCPRCHKESMYVDKNPYHMGKIFEMHDRCGHCDLKYKIEPSFFYGAMYVSYAVGIAFAVAAFVIANLFLGASLITTFIAIIGTLVVFMPVIMRISRNIWINMFVKYDAKATLHNTSH; encoded by the coding sequence ATGTTAAAAAAAGGAAACAAACTCTACAGTATTTTAACAGGAAGTTGCCCCAGATGCCATAAAGAAAGTATGTATGTGGACAAAAACCCATATCATATGGGCAAAATTTTTGAAATGCATGATAGATGTGGTCATTGCGACCTAAAATATAAAATTGAGCCTTCTTTCTTTTATGGCGCTATGTATGTTAGTTATGCAGTAGGTATTGCTTTTGCCGTTGCAGCTTTTGTCATTGCCAATCTTTTTCTTGGAGCTAGCCTCATCACCACTTTTATTGCGATAATTGGAACCCTGGTCGTTTTTATGCCTGTAATCATGAGAATTTCTAGAAATATTTGGATCAATATGTTCGTGAAGTATGATGCCAAGGCTACTTTACACAACACTAGTCATTAG
- a CDS encoding efflux RND transporter periplasmic adaptor subunit: MRKIIFTVLGILLIVVSFFLAGYIIDSKKTFKPKSEKVVKTVFTEVVENGTVPIIVSANGNLTAKQRVELYAEVQGVFKKGSKLFKEGQSFRKGETIINIDADEYAASVQSAKSNLFNQLTAVMPDLRLDYPDIYSKWQDYLTNFDMSKSTPALPEMVTEKEKFFISGRGILTSYYNVKNLEQRLSKYRIVAPFSGVLTETLVTEGTLVRSGQKLGEFINTEVYELEVAISKRYTDLLKVGESVELTNLDDNSTYKGKVTRINGSIDQATQTVNAYIEVEDKNLREGMYLEADLDAKKEENAIEVDRGLLLEDNKIFVVRDSILDVIDVEPVYFSDKRVVLKNVPNGVTIVSKPISGAYTGMAVKIYAEQPENTKG, encoded by the coding sequence ATGCGAAAAATTATTTTTACCGTACTAGGTATTTTACTAATTGTAGTATCCTTTTTTTTAGCGGGTTATATTATTGATAGTAAGAAAACATTCAAACCCAAATCTGAGAAAGTAGTAAAAACAGTATTTACCGAGGTCGTTGAAAATGGTACGGTACCAATTATAGTATCGGCAAATGGTAATTTAACCGCTAAACAACGCGTAGAGCTATATGCGGAGGTTCAAGGAGTCTTCAAAAAGGGGAGCAAATTGTTTAAAGAAGGTCAGTCTTTTCGTAAAGGTGAGACCATTATAAATATAGATGCAGATGAATACGCGGCAAGTGTGCAGTCTGCCAAAAGTAATCTCTTCAATCAATTAACGGCGGTAATGCCAGATTTACGTTTAGATTACCCGGACATTTACTCAAAGTGGCAAGACTATCTTACCAATTTTGATATGTCTAAAAGTACTCCGGCGTTACCGGAAATGGTTACTGAAAAAGAAAAGTTCTTCATCTCTGGGAGAGGTATTTTAACCAGCTATTATAATGTTAAGAATTTAGAACAAAGATTATCCAAATACCGTATTGTGGCACCATTTTCCGGAGTACTGACCGAGACTTTGGTTACAGAAGGTACTTTGGTAAGATCAGGTCAAAAACTAGGGGAGTTCATTAATACCGAAGTTTATGAATTGGAAGTTGCCATAAGTAAAAGATATACGGATCTATTGAAAGTGGGCGAATCTGTAGAACTAACAAATTTGGATGATAACAGCACATATAAGGGCAAGGTTACTAGAATCAATGGAAGTATTGATCAAGCCACACAAACCGTAAATGCATATATAGAGGTAGAAGATAAGAATCTAAGAGAAGGAATGTACTTAGAGGCAGATCTTGATGCTAAAAAAGAGGAGAATGCTATTGAGGTGGATAGAGGTCTATTATTGGAAGATAACAAGATTTTTGTAGTAAGGGATTCTATACTTGACGTCATAGATGTAGAGCCCGTTTATTTTTCAGATAAACGTGTAGTTCTTAAGAATGTCCCCAATGGTGTTACTATAGTGTCAAAGC
- a CDS encoding leucine-rich repeat domain-containing protein, translating into MKKLYYLSFSLLFLTTVCFAEVSKKEKKALIDLYETTNGKHWVKKWDLNAPVSKWHGVKVENDKVVEINLFHNNLMGSLSSQIGDLENLRVLNLAFNSITGKLPVEIENLSNLKILKLEMNRLNGELPEGIGSLLQLEELSAFNNFFTGEIPSTVGNLKGLKVLNLSSNEFIGDIPSSLGALSQLETLGLFENRLEGAIPRDMGNLSNLKELVLANNRLIGDIPNEFSQLASLEVFQIQNNNFSSFKALELLETKEYLVFDYDKEDDKIEFKDINFSRTRMADTKFEDIEE; encoded by the coding sequence ATGAAAAAACTATACTATTTAAGTTTCAGCTTATTATTTCTGACAACAGTTTGTTTTGCAGAAGTATCTAAAAAAGAGAAAAAAGCATTAATTGATCTTTACGAAACTACCAATGGTAAGCATTGGGTAAAGAAATGGGATCTGAATGCACCAGTTTCTAAATGGCACGGTGTTAAGGTAGAAAATGACAAGGTAGTTGAAATCAACTTGTTTCATAATAATCTTATGGGGTCTTTATCCTCGCAAATAGGTGACCTTGAGAACCTAAGAGTATTGAATCTTGCATTTAATTCAATAACAGGTAAGTTACCGGTAGAAATTGAAAACCTATCCAATTTAAAAATATTAAAGTTAGAAATGAACAGGCTAAATGGTGAACTACCAGAAGGTATTGGTAGCTTGTTACAACTAGAGGAACTTTCTGCTTTCAATAATTTTTTCACAGGGGAGATTCCTTCTACGGTTGGTAATTTAAAAGGATTAAAGGTGCTTAACCTTTCTAGTAATGAATTCATTGGTGATATACCAAGTTCATTGGGTGCGTTATCTCAATTAGAGACTTTGGGTCTTTTTGAAAATAGATTAGAAGGAGCTATTCCAAGAGATATGGGTAACCTTAGTAATTTAAAGGAATTGGTATTGGCGAACAATAGACTTATAGGTGATATTCCCAACGAGTTTTCACAACTGGCTAGCCTAGAGGTATTTCAAATTCAGAACAACAATTTTAGTTCTTTTAAAGCTTTAGAGCTTTTGGAAACTAAAGAGTATTTGGTTTTTGATTACGATAAAGAAGACGATAAAATAGAATTTAAGGATATAAACTTCAGTAGAACCAGAATGGCGGATACGAAGTTTGAAGATATAGAAGAGTAA
- a CDS encoding ABC-F family ATP-binding cassette domain-containing protein, whose product MLNVHNLSVSFGGEYLFEEISFRLNAGNRVGLVGKNGAGKSTLLKLLNKDMALDTGVIAVEKDIKIGFLRQDIDFVQGRSVLEEAYQAFEEIKALELKLDEINHQLAERTDYESESYNQLIVDLSDITQHYEILGGYNYQGETEKILQGLGFKREDFDKKTETFSGGWRMRIELAKLLLQSNDVLLLDEPTNHLDIESIIWFEQFLNNYTGAVVIVSHDKMFLDNVTNRTIEISLGRIYDYNKPYTQYLVLRNEIKQQQINAQKNQEKEIQQAERLIEKFRAKSTKASMAQSLIKKLDKIERIEVDEDDNSVMSLRFPVSVTPGKVVVEIEELSKSYGKNLVLNDINLLIERDSKTAFVGQNGQGKSTLAKIIVGDLEHEGHLKLGHNVQIGYFAQNQAEYLDGNKTILDTMIDAANEKNRSKVRDILGSFLFRGDEVDKYVKVLSGGERNRLALAKMLLQPFNVLVMDEPTNHLDIKSKNVLKQACLNFEGTLILVSHDRDFLQGLTNKVYEFKDQKIREYLGDVDFYLEQRKVEDFRAIEKKQTVVAEKEKPKATTSFQDQKKIKSLKNQLSSVESKIGSLEKEINEIDHNLLVDYDATIAEPNFFDGYQAKKKKLETLMQKWETLTIDIEELT is encoded by the coding sequence ATGTTAAACGTTCACAACCTATCTGTCTCTTTTGGAGGAGAATATCTATTTGAAGAAATTTCATTTCGCTTAAATGCCGGTAATAGAGTAGGGTTAGTAGGTAAAAACGGTGCAGGTAAGTCAACCTTATTAAAACTGCTTAATAAGGATATGGCTTTGGATACCGGAGTAATTGCGGTTGAAAAAGACATAAAAATTGGTTTTTTAAGACAGGATATAGATTTTGTTCAAGGCAGGTCGGTTTTAGAAGAGGCTTATCAAGCTTTTGAAGAGATCAAAGCTCTAGAGTTAAAGTTAGATGAGATTAACCATCAATTGGCAGAGCGTACAGATTATGAATCAGAATCGTACAATCAATTAATAGTAGATTTAAGTGATATTACCCAACATTATGAAATTTTGGGAGGATATAACTACCAAGGAGAGACAGAAAAAATACTGCAAGGTTTAGGTTTTAAAAGAGAGGATTTTGATAAAAAGACCGAAACTTTTTCCGGTGGATGGCGAATGCGTATAGAACTTGCAAAACTACTGCTGCAAAGTAATGACGTGTTGCTCTTAGATGAGCCTACCAACCACTTGGATATAGAATCCATTATTTGGTTTGAGCAGTTTTTAAATAATTATACCGGTGCTGTTGTAATTGTTTCTCATGATAAAATGTTCTTGGATAATGTAACCAATAGAACCATAGAAATATCTTTAGGTCGCATATATGATTATAATAAGCCATACACCCAGTATTTGGTTTTAAGGAATGAAATCAAACAACAACAAATTAATGCACAGAAGAATCAAGAGAAAGAGATTCAGCAAGCAGAGCGTTTAATAGAGAAGTTTAGGGCAAAATCTACCAAGGCTTCTATGGCGCAATCCTTAATAAAGAAGCTTGATAAAATTGAACGTATTGAAGTTGATGAAGATGACAACAGTGTTATGAGTCTGCGTTTTCCTGTATCCGTCACCCCTGGCAAGGTAGTGGTTGAGATAGAGGAGCTTTCTAAGTCTTACGGTAAGAATTTGGTTTTAAACGATATTAATTTGCTCATTGAACGTGACAGCAAAACGGCTTTTGTTGGGCAGAACGGACAAGGAAAATCTACCCTGGCTAAAATTATAGTTGGTGATCTGGAACATGAGGGTCACTTAAAATTGGGGCATAACGTGCAAATAGGATATTTTGCTCAGAACCAGGCAGAGTATTTAGATGGTAATAAGACCATACTTGATACCATGATAGATGCCGCCAATGAAAAGAATAGAAGTAAGGTTAGAGATATTTTAGGGTCATTTTTGTTTAGGGGAGATGAAGTTGATAAATACGTTAAAGTTTTGTCCGGTGGTGAGCGTAACCGTTTGGCTTTGGCAAAGATGTTATTGCAGCCATTTAACGTACTTGTAATGGATGAGCCTACCAATCACCTGGATATCAAATCTAAAAATGTACTAAAACAAGCCTGTTTAAATTTTGAAGGCACCTTAATTTTAGTTTCTCACGATAGAGACTTTTTACAAGGACTTACCAATAAAGTCTATGAGTTTAAAGACCAAAAGATTAGAGAATATTTGGGCGATGTAGATTTTTACTTGGAGCAACGCAAAGTAGAGGATTTTAGGGCAATTGAGAAAAAACAGACCGTTGTTGCCGAAAAGGAGAAGCCAAAAGCAACCACATCATTTCAAGATCAGAAAAAAATAAAGAGTTTAAAAAATCAATTAAGCTCTGTAGAGAGTAAAATTGGTTCTTTAGAAAAGGAGATCAATGAGATCGACCATAATTTGTTGGTAGACTATGATGCTACTATCGCTGAGCCTAATTTCTTTGATGGATATCAAGCCAAAAAGAAGAAATTAGAGACGTTAATGCAAAAGTGGGAAACGCTAACTATTGATATTGAGGAGTTAACATAA
- a CDS encoding NAD(P)/FAD-dependent oxidoreductase: MVDYMIVGLGLAGTAFCENLRRNNKTFVVFNDRSQTSSRVAGGLYNPIILKRFTLSWRADEQLPVATEFYSGLEQFLNVRFDEKLNVLRKFASIEEQNLWFEAADKNKLKPFLDVALAQNDNAALNIPFQFGKVLQTGKLDTKFLFDTYEKWLSENDKIYAQTFHYEQLKIEENCVVYQNVKAKNIVFTEGYGMVCNLFFNYLPMQGSKGEYIVIKAKDLNERNIIKSSIFLIPLGDDLYKVGATYNREQKDNITTEKAKNELIEKLNGLLKCNYAVVDHVAGMRPTVKDRRPLVGQHPKHKNLWVLNGFGSHGITIAPWAAKSLYDHIETKAPLLAEMDIARFTND; the protein is encoded by the coding sequence ATGGTAGATTATATGATTGTTGGTCTAGGTTTGGCAGGTACTGCCTTTTGTGAAAACCTACGCAGAAATAATAAGACTTTCGTAGTGTTTAATGACCGTTCGCAAACATCCTCTAGGGTTGCAGGTGGTTTGTACAATCCTATAATTTTAAAAAGGTTTACACTCTCATGGCGGGCAGATGAGCAATTACCTGTGGCTACGGAATTTTATAGCGGGTTAGAGCAATTTTTAAATGTAAGGTTTGATGAAAAATTAAATGTACTCCGAAAATTCGCTTCTATTGAAGAGCAAAATTTGTGGTTTGAAGCTGCCGATAAAAACAAGTTAAAGCCCTTTTTGGATGTTGCCTTGGCGCAAAACGATAATGCAGCCCTTAACATCCCTTTTCAATTTGGTAAAGTATTACAAACAGGTAAACTGGATACTAAATTCTTATTTGATACTTATGAGAAATGGCTAAGTGAAAATGATAAAATTTACGCACAGACATTTCATTATGAGCAATTGAAAATTGAAGAGAATTGTGTTGTATATCAAAATGTAAAAGCTAAAAACATTGTATTTACCGAAGGGTACGGTATGGTGTGTAATCTGTTTTTCAATTATTTGCCAATGCAGGGGTCTAAAGGAGAATATATTGTAATCAAGGCAAAAGATTTAAATGAGAGGAATATTATTAAATCATCTATTTTTTTAATTCCGCTTGGTGATGATCTATACAAAGTGGGTGCTACCTACAATAGAGAACAAAAAGACAATATTACTACAGAGAAAGCCAAGAATGAACTTATAGAAAAACTTAATGGCCTTTTAAAGTGTAATTATGCCGTGGTTGATCATGTAGCAGGTATGAGACCTACGGTAAAAGATAGAAGACCATTGGTGGGGCAACATCCTAAACACAAAAACTTATGGGTGCTGAACGGTTTTGGATCTCATGGTATTACCATTGCACCGTGGGCGGCCAAATCTCTTTATGATCATATTGAAACAAAAGCACCGCTATTGGCAGAAATGGACATAGCCCGGTTTACTAATGACTAG
- a CDS encoding leucine-rich repeat domain-containing protein, with translation MKNVINFTCIVLFMTCSYLVNAQIPEKEKQYLIDFNNSTVGEQWQRKWDLKSDPATWHGVEVANGHVVGLKLYRNNLTGAIPNGISALSHLKSLNLAFNVIEGELPKDLFSLQKLSSLRLEMNKISGTLPQDFSKMAALEELSMFNNLFQGEIPEGIGEISNLKTLNLSSNYLEGSLPKSLEKLEKLERLELFGNKLAGAIEVDLGRLVNLREIILSYNKFEGDLPSGMATLSNLEFVQLQGNDFRSLNSLLRMQSTKLAVFDSDDEFLNLKFGTGEINRTRIVDTKYEDAKRN, from the coding sequence ATGAAAAATGTTATTAATTTTACCTGCATAGTGCTTTTCATGACCTGTAGTTATTTGGTCAATGCACAAATACCTGAAAAGGAGAAACAATATTTAATAGATTTCAATAATAGCACCGTTGGTGAACAGTGGCAGCGTAAATGGGATTTGAAGTCCGATCCAGCAACTTGGCATGGAGTTGAGGTTGCAAACGGTCATGTTGTTGGTTTAAAATTATATCGCAACAATTTAACTGGTGCTATTCCAAATGGTATTTCCGCGCTTTCTCATTTAAAATCATTGAACCTTGCTTTTAACGTGATTGAAGGTGAACTGCCTAAAGATTTGTTTAGTTTACAAAAGCTGTCCTCATTGCGTTTAGAAATGAACAAAATATCAGGGACTTTGCCCCAAGATTTTTCAAAAATGGCAGCATTGGAAGAACTTTCTATGTTCAATAATCTGTTTCAAGGTGAAATTCCTGAGGGTATCGGTGAAATTTCTAATCTAAAGACCTTAAACCTTTCCAGTAATTATTTAGAAGGAAGTTTGCCCAAGTCGCTTGAAAAACTTGAGAAATTAGAGCGTTTAGAGTTATTTGGTAATAAGTTGGCAGGAGCAATTGAAGTAGATTTAGGACGTTTGGTGAACTTAAGGGAAATAATTCTTTCTTATAATAAATTTGAAGGCGATTTGCCTAGTGGTATGGCAACATTGAGTAACCTAGAATTTGTACAATTGCAAGGCAATGATTTTAGGTCTCTAAACTCATTGTTAAGAATGCAAAGTACTAAACTTGCCGTGTTTGATAGTGATGACGAATTTTTGAATTTAAAATTTGGTACAGGCGAAATAAATAGAACACGTATAGTAGATACCAAATATGAAGATGCAAAGCGAAATTAA
- the porL gene encoding type IX secretion system motor protein PorL/GldL yields MAQSKSTKKLFNMAYGLGASVVIIGALFKILHWELGPLNGGILLAIGLITEALIFAISAFEPVDDDLDWSLVYPELAGGESKAPKKAQAATEVKEAEASLSKKLDDLLKEAGVDANLMESLGTSIKNFEGAAKGIAPTVDAMESTKKYSSEMVQAAAQMESLNSLYKVQLESASKQASVNEEVVQNASALKDQMASLSTNLSSLNGVYGGMLSAMSKN; encoded by the coding sequence ATGGCACAGTCAAAATCCACAAAAAAATTATTTAACATGGCCTACGGCCTTGGAGCATCAGTTGTAATTATCGGTGCATTATTTAAAATTCTTCACTGGGAGTTAGGACCTTTAAATGGTGGTATTCTTCTAGCGATAGGTCTTATAACAGAAGCACTTATTTTTGCGATCAGTGCATTTGAACCAGTAGATGACGATTTAGATTGGTCATTGGTATACCCAGAATTAGCTGGTGGTGAGAGCAAAGCTCCTAAGAAAGCACAAGCTGCTACAGAAGTAAAAGAAGCAGAGGCATCTTTATCTAAGAAATTGGATGACTTATTAAAAGAAGCTGGTGTAGATGCAAATCTTATGGAAAGCTTAGGTACTAGTATCAAGAACTTTGAAGGTGCTGCTAAAGGTATCGCTCCAACTGTTGATGCAATGGAGTCTACTAAGAAATATTCAAGCGAAATGGTTCAAGCTGCAGCTCAAATGGAGTCTTTGAACAGTCTTTATAAAGTACAATTGGAAAGTGCTAGCAAACAAGCTTCAGTTAATGAAGAGGTTGTTCAAAATGCAAGTGCACTTAAAGATCAAATGGCATCTTTGTCTACAAACCTTTCTTCATTGAATGGTGTATATGGTGGTATGTTATCTGCAATGAGCAAAAACTAA
- the porN gene encoding type IX secretion system ring subunit PorN/GldN: MNWKNVLVMGAVTMLPLSMMAQANVLNAKKPSEVGIRTEAQKAVDNDAPLEYGYVDDRDILWSKTLWETIDLDERVNFPLYYPTDTMDIGPDRRSLYHVLVKNLKSGKLDTYTDSYFTQKRTYADLKDALQMVDTLDYGYEQMNAGEAVSEEYITRRTISAADIEEYHIKGIWYFDKRQGELKYRLLGIAPVAPDVNFMDDENPDMVELFWVWYPDAREMLHEAKLFNSQNSAQPISFDMLLNARRFDAVIYKEDNVQGDRNIDDYISDNALFQLLEAKRIKETIRDKEQDMWAY, translated from the coding sequence ATGAATTGGAAAAATGTTTTAGTAATGGGAGCGGTAACAATGTTACCTTTATCAATGATGGCCCAGGCAAATGTATTGAACGCAAAGAAACCTAGTGAGGTTGGTATTCGTACAGAAGCTCAAAAGGCTGTGGATAATGATGCTCCATTAGAATATGGTTATGTAGATGATAGGGATATACTTTGGTCTAAAACTTTATGGGAGACCATTGATTTAGATGAGAGAGTAAACTTCCCATTATACTACCCAACAGATACTATGGATATTGGACCAGATAGAAGGTCATTATACCACGTACTGGTTAAAAATTTAAAAAGTGGAAAATTAGATACTTATACAGATTCTTATTTTACACAAAAAAGAACTTATGCAGATTTAAAAGATGCCTTGCAAATGGTTGATACCCTAGATTATGGGTATGAGCAAATGAATGCAGGTGAAGCTGTTTCTGAAGAGTATATTACTCGTAGAACTATTTCTGCAGCGGATATTGAAGAATATCATATAAAAGGAATTTGGTATTTTGATAAAAGACAAGGAGAGTTAAAGTACCGTCTTTTAGGTATTGCTCCTGTTGCTCCGGATGTTAACTTTATGGACGACGAAAATCCAGATATGGTTGAGCTTTTTTGGGTATGGTACCCAGATGCGCGTGAAATGTTGCACGAGGCTAAACTATTTAACTCCCAGAATTCTGCACAACCCATATCATTTGACATGTTGTTGAATGCACGTAGGTTTGATGCTGTTATTTATAAAGAAGATAACGTTCAAGGAGATAGAAATATTGATGATTACATTTCTGATAATGCTTTGTTCCAATTGTTGGAAGCAAAAAGAATCAAAGAAACTATTAGAGATAAAGAACAAGACATGTGGGCTTATTAA